A genomic window from Gammaproteobacteria bacterium includes:
- a CDS encoding imidazolonepropionase: MRADLLIRRAQLATFDPNVNNDGYGTIAHAAIALHDGRIVWRGADRDLPADLDAKQELDAGGRWLTPGLIDCHTHLVYAGHRADEFEMRLNGVGYEEIARAGLGIRSTVRATRSASEEELLQQSLPRLRNLMNEGVATVEIKSGYGLNMTTERAQLRTARKFHATQPIHVSTTFLGAHALPEEFVGRADDYIDHLIAEILPVLAHEGLIDAVDAFCETIGFTPAQVTRLFDAARALNLPVKLHAEQLSDRSGGELVARYRGLSADHLEWLSDTSIAAMAQAGTVAVLLPVAFYCLHETRLPPIAALRAAGVPMAVATDCNPGTAPCPSILLALNMACTLFRLTPAEALAGVTREAARALGLQHDRGRIAIGQRGDLALWSINHPAELCYHLGYNPLALRIFNGAVPAGAC, from the coding sequence ATGCGCGCCGATCTGCTAATTCGACGAGCGCAGCTGGCTACGTTCGATCCGAACGTGAACAACGATGGTTATGGAACGATAGCTCACGCCGCGATTGCGCTGCACGACGGTCGTATCGTCTGGCGCGGTGCCGACCGGGATTTGCCGGCCGATCTCGACGCCAAACAAGAACTCGATGCCGGTGGGCGCTGGTTGACGCCGGGATTGATCGATTGCCACACGCATCTGGTCTACGCCGGCCATCGTGCCGACGAGTTCGAGATGCGCCTGAACGGTGTCGGCTACGAAGAGATCGCGCGTGCCGGTCTCGGCATTCGCTCAACTGTGCGCGCCACGCGCAGTGCCTCGGAAGAGGAATTACTCCAGCAAAGCTTGCCGCGCTTACGCAATTTGATGAACGAAGGGGTAGCCACCGTAGAGATTAAATCCGGTTATGGTCTCAATATGACCACCGAACGCGCGCAACTTCGCACGGCGCGCAAATTCCACGCCACGCAACCGATTCATGTCAGCACTACCTTTCTCGGTGCGCACGCATTACCGGAAGAGTTCGTCGGTCGCGCCGATGACTACATCGATCATCTGATCGCGGAGATTCTGCCTGTGCTCGCGCATGAAGGGTTAATCGACGCCGTCGATGCCTTTTGCGAGACCATCGGTTTCACGCCGGCGCAGGTCACGCGCTTATTCGACGCGGCGCGCGCGCTCAATCTACCGGTGAAGTTACACGCCGAGCAGTTGTCCGATCGGAGCGGGGGCGAGTTAGTCGCGCGCTATCGCGGTTTGTCGGCGGATCATTTGGAATGGTTGTCCGACACTAGCATCGCTGCCATGGCACAAGCGGGAACGGTTGCGGTATTGCTACCGGTTGCTTTTTATTGTTTGCACGAAACGCGCTTGCCGCCGATCGCCGCCTTGCGGGCCGCTGGAGTGCCGATGGCGGTTGCCACCGATTGCAATCCCGGCACGGCTCCGTGTCCGTCCATACTACTGGCGCTCAATATGGCGTGTACGCTGTTTCGGCTGACACCGGCCGAGGCACTTGCCGGCGTCACCCGTGAAGCGGCGCGTGCCTTAGGACTGCAACACGATCGCGGTCGAATTGCCATTGGCCAACGTGGGGATTTAGCGCTGTGGTCTATCAACCATCCCGCTGAGCTGTGTTACCACTTGGGATACAACCCACTGGCGTTGCGGATTTTTAACGGAGCCGTTCCCGCCGGCGCTTGTTGA
- a CDS encoding GntR family transcriptional regulator, whose protein sequence is MKLKDAAHTPRPTAMESQPANVVMPIFQVIKNVIVDDVRSGRLKPGDRVESENSLARHFHASRMTVNRALRDLTHDGLIRRVRGVGSKESTSAGGNGSVKNPQRQWVVSQVVTQLSGMVDRPQR, encoded by the coding sequence ATGAAGCTAAAAGATGCCGCGCACACCCCCCGCCCTACGGCGATGGAATCGCAGCCGGCAAACGTAGTAATGCCGATCTTTCAGGTCATCAAAAACGTCATCGTTGACGACGTCCGTAGCGGTCGGCTGAAACCCGGTGATAGAGTCGAATCGGAAAATTCGTTAGCACGGCACTTTCACGCCAGCCGCATGACCGTCAATCGCGCGTTGCGCGACCTAACACACGACGGTCTCATTCGCCGCGTCCGCGGTGTCGGTAGCAAGGAATCAACAAGCGCCGGCGGGAACGGCTCCGTTAAAAATCCGCAACGCCAGTGGGTTGTATCCCAAGTGGTAACACAGCTCAGCGGGATGGTTGATAGACCACAGCGCTAA
- a CDS encoding urocanate hydratase: MDDARLDTTRTIRAPRGSQRVCKSWLTEAAYRMIQNNLDPEVAEHPQTLVVYGGIGRAARNWACFDQILASLRELNDDETLLIQSGKPVGVFRTHVDAPRVLIANSNLVPKWATWEHFHELDRKGLMMFGQMTAGSWIYIGSQGIVQGTYETFCAIANQHFDRNPKGKWILTGGLGGMGGAQPLAATMAGFCLLAVECDETRIDLRLQTRYLDKKVTTLDEALKVINNACAKGQTISVGLLGNAADVFTELAARGVFADVVTDQTSAHDPIHGYLPQGWTVEQWHAAQVNAPMSVVGPAKQSMARQVQAMLAFQQSGAVVLDYGNNIRQMAHDMGVSNAFDFPGFVPAYIRPLFCKGYGPFRWVALSGDPDDIYKTDAKVKALIPHDPHLHHWLDMARARITFQGLPARICWAGVKDRYRLGLAFNEMVQTGELKAPIVIGRDHLDTGSVASPNRETEAMLDGSDAVSDWPLLNALLNTASGATWVSLHHGGGVGMGYSQHAGVVIVCDGSEAASKRLERVLFNDPATGVMRHADAGYESAKQTAREVGLTLPMFQG; encoded by the coding sequence ATGGACGATGCCCGCTTGGACACCACGCGTACCATCCGCGCACCGCGCGGCAGCCAGCGTGTTTGCAAGAGTTGGTTGACCGAAGCGGCCTATCGCATGATTCAGAACAATCTCGATCCGGAAGTCGCCGAGCATCCGCAAACGTTGGTCGTGTACGGCGGTATCGGCCGCGCGGCGCGCAATTGGGCGTGTTTCGACCAGATTTTGGCGAGTCTGCGCGAGTTGAACGACGACGAGACCTTGTTGATACAGTCCGGCAAGCCGGTCGGTGTGTTCCGCACCCATGTCGACGCGCCGCGCGTATTGATCGCCAACTCCAATCTTGTGCCGAAGTGGGCCACCTGGGAACATTTCCATGAGCTTGATCGTAAGGGTCTCATGATGTTCGGGCAGATGACCGCCGGTTCGTGGATTTACATCGGCTCCCAAGGCATCGTTCAAGGCACGTACGAAACGTTTTGCGCCATCGCTAATCAGCACTTCGATCGTAACCCCAAGGGTAAATGGATTCTTACCGGCGGTCTCGGCGGCATGGGCGGTGCGCAGCCGCTGGCGGCAACGATGGCCGGCTTTTGTCTGTTGGCGGTGGAGTGTGACGAGACGCGCATCGACCTACGTTTACAGACGCGCTACCTCGACAAGAAAGTAACGACGTTGGATGAGGCGTTGAAGGTTATCAACAACGCCTGCGCCAAAGGCCAAACGATTTCGGTCGGTTTGCTCGGCAATGCCGCCGATGTTTTTACCGAGCTCGCCGCGCGCGGCGTCTTTGCCGATGTCGTCACCGATCAGACCAGCGCGCACGATCCGATCCACGGTTATCTGCCGCAAGGTTGGACCGTCGAGCAATGGCATGCGGCGCAAGTTAACGCACCGATGAGCGTAGTTGGGCCGGCCAAGCAATCGATGGCGCGCCAAGTGCAGGCGATGCTGGCGTTTCAGCAAAGCGGGGCAGTGGTGCTCGATTACGGCAACAACATTCGGCAAATGGCGCACGACATGGGCGTCAGCAACGCCTTCGATTTCCCGGGCTTCGTGCCGGCGTATATTCGACCGTTGTTCTGCAAGGGTTACGGTCCGTTTCGTTGGGTCGCGCTGTCCGGCGATCCCGACGATATTTACAAGACCGACGCGAAGGTCAAAGCGCTGATTCCGCACGATCCGCACTTGCATCATTGGCTCGACATGGCGCGCGCGCGTATTACTTTTCAAGGATTGCCGGCGCGCATCTGCTGGGCCGGCGTGAAGGATCGCTATCGCCTCGGCTTGGCATTCAACGAAATGGTTCAGACCGGCGAGCTGAAAGCGCCGATCGTTATCGGCCGCGATCATCTCGATACCGGCTCGGTGGCGAGCCCGAACCGTGAGACCGAAGCGATGCTGGACGGCTCGGATGCTGTCTCCGATTGGCCGTTGTTGAATGCACTGCTGAATACCGCCAGTGGCGCGACTTGGGTCAGCCTGCACCACGGCGGTGGTGTCGGTATGGGTTATTCGCAGCATGCCGGTGTCGTGATCGTGTGCGACGGTAGCGAAGCGGCCAGCAAGCGGCTCGAGCGCGTGTTGTTCAACGATCCGGCGACCGGCGTCATGCGTCATGCTGACGCCGGCTACGAATCGGCGAAGCAAACGGCGCGCGAGGTCGGTTTGACGTTGCCGATGTTTCAGGGTTAA
- a CDS encoding carbon storage regulator, with protein sequence MSPTAANPAICHGKFKEGTTTMLIYTRRVGQTLTISNRLVITVLNVESDHVRMCIDLDNTFQFIFSSGVGQTLNIDDDTSVTVLVSKGGHTRLGVDVAINTPVYREEIQKLISWNEIRLNLCDDNADRFFN encoded by the coding sequence GTGAGCCCCACGGCCGCAAATCCGGCAATCTGCCACGGAAAGTTCAAAGAAGGAACGACCACGATGCTTATTTATACGAGGCGTGTCGGCCAAACCCTGACCATTAGCAACCGCCTTGTTATCACGGTACTTAACGTTGAAAGCGATCACGTTCGTATGTGCATCGATCTAGACAATACCTTCCAATTCATTTTCTCCAGCGGTGTGGGTCAGACCTTGAACATTGATGACGACACATCGGTCACGGTACTGGTGAGCAAGGGCGGTCACACTCGTCTTGGCGTCGACGTCGCCATAAATACGCCGGTTTACCGGGAAGAAATTCAAAAGCTTATTTCATGGAATGAAATCCGCCTGAATCTTTGTGACGACAACGCTGATCGGTTTTTTAATTGA
- the lplT gene encoding lysophospholipid transporter LplT: MSRGLYALLVAQFITAFADNAILFAAIAMVLHASNAAPWYVPALQSAFLVAFVVLAPWVGPFADSRPKAWVLMIGNALKGAGALFMLLGLEPIFAYAFVGIGAAVYGPAKYGILPEMLPHDRLVQANSLIEGSTIVAIIAGTVVGARVADRSITAALLLVVTCYGLSLATTLLIPKIAPQHRADQPGVGHFIDMMRSLFVSSRARFAMLGTGLFWAAAAVLRLLLVAWAPVVLLTHNTADIANLTLALAIGIVIGATLVPKLIPIERLRRARLAAYAMGVFILVLSQVDAIWPARAVLVLVGVTGGLFMVPINAALQEIGHKTIGSGGAVALQNFFENIAMLITVGLYTLAAANGASPVRSIVAVGILVLVATLLVSWRLPPDPNKSAS, translated from the coding sequence GTGAGCCGCGGCCTCTACGCCCTACTCGTCGCTCAGTTCATAACGGCATTCGCCGACAACGCGATTCTCTTTGCTGCTATCGCCATGGTGCTGCATGCCAGCAACGCCGCGCCATGGTACGTACCGGCGCTACAGAGCGCGTTTCTGGTCGCCTTCGTGGTGCTGGCACCCTGGGTCGGACCGTTCGCCGACAGCCGGCCGAAAGCGTGGGTGCTCATGATCGGGAATGCGTTGAAAGGCGCCGGCGCGTTGTTCATGTTGCTCGGCCTCGAACCGATCTTCGCCTACGCCTTCGTCGGTATCGGTGCCGCCGTTTATGGTCCGGCGAAATACGGCATATTGCCGGAAATGTTGCCGCACGATCGGCTGGTACAGGCCAATAGCCTGATCGAAGGTTCGACCATCGTCGCTATTATCGCCGGTACCGTCGTCGGCGCGCGCGTGGCCGATCGGTCGATTACGGCGGCGCTGTTGCTGGTGGTCACGTGCTATGGCCTGTCGCTGGCGACGACCTTGCTGATTCCGAAGATCGCACCGCAACATCGCGCTGACCAACCCGGCGTTGGCCACTTCATCGACATGATGCGCTCGCTGTTCGTCAGTAGCCGCGCGCGTTTCGCTATGCTCGGTACTGGTCTGTTCTGGGCGGCAGCGGCGGTACTGCGCTTGTTGCTGGTGGCATGGGCGCCGGTCGTGTTGCTGACGCATAACACCGCCGACATCGCCAACCTTACGCTCGCCCTTGCCATCGGAATCGTCATCGGCGCGACGCTCGTACCCAAGCTCATCCCGATCGAGCGCCTGCGGCGCGCGCGGCTCGCGGCTTATGCAATGGGCGTGTTCATCTTAGTATTGAGTCAGGTCGACGCCATTTGGCCGGCGCGGGCGGTGCTGGTATTAGTGGGTGTTACCGGTGGATTATTCATGGTGCCAATCAATGCGGCGTTACAGGAGATCGGTCACAAAACGATCGGCAGCGGCGGCGCGGTCGCGCTGCAAAACTTTTTCGAAAATATCGCGATGCTGATAACGGTGGGTCTTTACACGCTCGCTGCCGCCAATGGCGCATCGCCCGTGCGATCGATTGTTGCGGTAGGGATTCTGGTACTCGTCGCCACGTTGTTGGTCTCATGGCGACTCCCACCGGATCCGAACAAGTCCGCCAGCTAA
- the csrA gene encoding carbon storage regulator CsrA, whose translation MLILTRRVGEGVTIGDDVRVAVLEINGNHVRIGVAAPRDIPVHREEIYESIKKRRKAGIENRASSEPFGKTV comes from the coding sequence GTGTTGATCTTGACCAGGCGGGTTGGTGAGGGCGTTACCATTGGTGATGATGTCAGGGTTGCGGTTCTTGAGATCAATGGCAATCACGTGCGGATTGGGGTTGCTGCGCCGAGGGACATTCCGGTTCACCGCGAGGAGATTTACGAGAGTATAAAAAAGCGGAGGAAAGCCGGTATAGAAAACCGAGCGAGTTCTGAACCGTTCGGAAAAACAGTCTGA
- a CDS encoding helix-turn-helix transcriptional regulator, which yields MSPKKSTANIPLSEQQGSTPVSKQETGKYTQVKPKPKSYPLRRHLADRLRLLRKVRKWSQGQVADESGLHRTYISLVERGRCNISLDNLERLADAFGIGAADLISPDNSTQSAEYT from the coding sequence ATGTCGCCAAAGAAATCGACAGCCAATATTCCGTTGTCAGAGCAACAGGGAAGCACTCCGGTATCGAAACAGGAGACAGGGAAATACACTCAAGTTAAGCCAAAGCCCAAGAGCTATCCCCTACGGCGCCACCTCGCCGATCGACTGCGGCTACTACGCAAAGTTCGCAAGTGGTCGCAAGGGCAGGTCGCAGACGAGAGCGGACTGCATCGAACCTACATCAGCTTGGTGGAACGCGGACGGTGCAACATTAGCCTGGACAACCTTGAGCGGCTTGCCGACGCATTCGGTATAGGAGCCGCCGACTTGATAAGTCCTGATAACTCCACTCAATCGGCGGAATACACGTAA
- a CDS encoding TetR/AcrR family transcriptional regulator codes for MGRRRKQSEHSSEEIKEMALTAARRLIAKQGYGALSTRKVADAIGYAVGSLYLVFRNLDDLIVHINGSTLDDLHTTLEAVTVRGKDPERCLLALARQYINFGFANRALWSLIFEHPPATPLPSWFQEKVTRMFEIVEQQLRDVAPERSAKDLKTAAQALWSGVHGVAVLGLADRLHEQGLEAADKIVTSLVTNYLIGFKQKPKRR; via the coding sequence GTGGGCCGCCGCCGTAAACAAAGCGAACATAGCTCGGAAGAAATCAAAGAAATGGCGCTGACCGCTGCCAGGCGATTAATCGCAAAACAAGGTTACGGTGCATTGTCGACGCGCAAAGTCGCCGACGCCATCGGTTACGCCGTCGGTAGCTTGTACCTGGTGTTCCGCAATCTTGATGACCTGATCGTACATATCAACGGCAGTACGCTGGATGACCTGCATACAACGCTCGAGGCCGTGACCGTCCGCGGCAAGGATCCGGAAAGATGCTTGCTCGCGCTCGCCCGCCAATATATTAATTTTGGCTTCGCCAATCGGGCGCTTTGGAGCCTGATCTTCGAGCATCCGCCGGCAACACCCCTGCCCTCCTGGTTTCAAGAAAAGGTAACGCGCATGTTCGAAATCGTCGAGCAACAGCTGCGCGATGTCGCACCGGAAAGATCGGCGAAGGATCTCAAGACCGCCGCCCAGGCGTTATGGAGCGGCGTACACGGGGTCGCCGTGTTGGGCTTAGCCGATCGGCTGCATGAGCAAGGTTTGGAAGCGGCGGACAAGATCGTTACCTCGCTAGTGACGAATTATCTGATCGGCTTCAAGCAAAAACCGAAACGCCGCTGA
- the hutH gene encoding histidine ammonia-lyase, whose translation MLLHPGQLTLADLRKIAMPATTHDLIQLAASSYAAIDAGARTVQKIVAKGDPAYGINTGFGRLASHHIPTDQIELLQRNLVLSHAVGVGSALPEPIVRLAMVLKLGSMARGFSGVTRQPIDALIALYNAQVWPVIPGKGSVGASGDLAPLAHLTCTLLGIGEVTVNGQLLPASEGLKRAGLKPLQLAAKEGLALLNGTQVSTAIALYHLFQIEDLLQTGVVTGALSVDAAMGSVKPFDARIHALRGQLGQIDAAAAYRELLKDSGINAAHAGCSKVQDPYSLRCQPQVMGACLDQMRHAAEVLVREANAVSDNPLVFADTGEVLSGGNFHAEPVAMAADNLAIAVAEIGALAERRIALLIDATLSGLPAFLVKDSGLNSGFMIAHVSAAALASENKTLAHPASVDSLPTSANQEDHVSMATFAARKLGEMCDNTAGILAIELLAAAQGIDFRAPLTTSPRLQPVMRRIREHVARYDNDRYFAPDIHVIQRLVQQGVFAGYSPLRVASRDGSAN comes from the coding sequence ATGCTGCTCCACCCGGGCCAACTGACCCTCGCTGATCTTCGCAAGATCGCTATGCCGGCAACGACGCACGATCTCATTCAGCTCGCGGCGTCGAGCTACGCCGCAATCGACGCCGGTGCCCGCACCGTACAGAAAATCGTCGCTAAGGGAGATCCCGCCTACGGCATTAACACCGGCTTCGGTCGTTTGGCGTCCCATCATATTCCAACGGATCAGATCGAATTGCTGCAACGCAACCTGGTGTTGTCGCACGCGGTTGGCGTCGGCAGCGCGTTGCCGGAGCCGATCGTGCGCTTGGCCATGGTGCTGAAGCTCGGCAGTATGGCGCGCGGCTTTTCGGGTGTGACTCGTCAGCCGATCGATGCGCTGATCGCGCTGTACAACGCGCAAGTGTGGCCGGTCATTCCCGGTAAGGGATCGGTCGGTGCCTCCGGCGATCTCGCACCGTTGGCGCATTTGACCTGCACGTTGCTCGGTATCGGCGAAGTGACGGTGAATGGTCAGTTGCTGCCCGCCAGCGAAGGGCTAAAGCGCGCCGGTTTGAAGCCGCTGCAGTTGGCCGCGAAAGAAGGGCTGGCGTTGCTTAACGGTACGCAGGTCTCTACGGCGATCGCGCTGTATCATTTATTTCAGATCGAAGACTTGCTCCAAACCGGTGTGGTCACCGGCGCCTTGTCCGTGGACGCGGCCATGGGCTCGGTCAAACCCTTCGACGCACGTATTCATGCGCTCCGCGGTCAGCTTGGCCAAATCGACGCCGCCGCCGCCTATCGCGAATTGTTGAAAGACAGCGGGATCAATGCCGCCCATGCCGGCTGCAGCAAGGTGCAGGACCCATACTCGCTGCGTTGCCAACCGCAAGTGATGGGCGCTTGCTTGGATCAAATGCGGCACGCCGCCGAGGTGCTGGTGCGTGAAGCTAACGCCGTGTCGGACAATCCGTTGGTGTTCGCCGATACCGGCGAAGTGCTTTCCGGCGGTAACTTTCACGCCGAGCCGGTGGCGATGGCGGCCGACAATCTTGCCATCGCCGTTGCCGAGATCGGCGCGCTCGCCGAACGCCGCATCGCGCTGCTGATCGATGCGACGTTATCTGGGTTGCCGGCGTTCTTGGTAAAAGACAGCGGCCTGAACTCCGGTTTCATGATCGCCCACGTTAGTGCTGCCGCGCTTGCGTCCGAGAACAAAACGTTAGCGCATCCGGCGAGTGTCGATTCGTTGCCGACATCGGCCAACCAAGAAGATCATGTATCAATGGCAACCTTCGCCGCGCGCAAGCTCGGCGAGATGTGCGACAACACCGCCGGCATTCTTGCGATCGAGCTGTTGGCCGCCGCGCAAGGCATCGACTTCCGCGCGCCGCTGACAACCTCGCCGCGGTTGCAGCCGGTGATGCGGCGTATTCGCGAGCACGTCGCACGCTACGATAACGATCGCTACTTCGCACCGGATATTCATGTCATCCAACGGCTAGTGCAGCAGGGTGTGTTCGCCGGTTACAGCCCGCTACGCGTTGCCTCGCGCGACGGCAGCGCGAACTGA
- a CDS encoding AMP-binding protein, with the protein MRWLKTLIRVLLRALYRVEVSGFEHYRAAGDRVLVVANHTSFLDAVLLATFLPDDLTFAVNSHIAKRWWVWPFVKLVHAFPMDPTSPYSTRALIRYLQEDRKAVIFPEGRITVTGSLMKIYDGTGMIADKSRAKLVPVRIDGAQYTPFSRLRGRVRLRWFPVIRLTILPATMIELSPKLRGRARRQKAGSVLADIMTQMMFVTSNYRRTLFRALLDAKAIHGGDQKVVEDIERQPLSYNTLLMRAFIVGRLAAKITVPGECVGLLLPNAVGNAVVFFGLQAYGRVPAMLNYTVGAQGIVSACRTAKIKTVLTSRRFIEVAKLTTAAELLAKEVQLVYLEDFRAKIGLLDKLRALASIPLARLVYHHTAPTANADDPAVVLFTSGSEGTPKGVVLSHANLLANREQIAARIAFSSHDVILNALPLFHSFGLTAGTLLPILAGMRTFFYPSPLHYRIVPEMAYDLNATILFGTNTFLKGYARYAHPYDFYSVRYVFAGAEKLQDETRTDWMEKFGVRIFEGYGATETSPVLAANTPMGFRAGSPGQFLPGIDYRLEPVAGISTGGRLHVHGPNVMLGYFLADRPGTLVPPHSNMGDGWYDTGDIVSVDADGFVHIHGRAKRFAKIGGEMVSLAAVEELATRTWPAALHAVVNLPDPQKGEQLVLLTDQHDANRADLLARARGDGVGEISVPKRILITKNLPLLGTGKIDYPGARALVEQELAS; encoded by the coding sequence ATGCGTTGGCTGAAAACCCTTATTCGCGTTCTACTGCGCGCGCTTTATCGGGTGGAGGTGAGCGGCTTCGAACACTATCGCGCCGCTGGCGATCGCGTGCTAGTCGTTGCCAACCATACGTCATTTCTCGACGCGGTATTGCTGGCAACCTTTCTCCCCGACGATCTGACGTTCGCCGTCAACTCGCACATCGCTAAACGCTGGTGGGTGTGGCCGTTCGTTAAGCTGGTCCACGCGTTTCCGATGGATCCGACGAGCCCCTACTCCACTCGCGCACTGATTCGCTACTTACAAGAAGACCGCAAAGCGGTGATCTTTCCCGAAGGCCGTATCACCGTTACCGGTTCGTTGATGAAGATTTACGACGGCACCGGCATGATCGCCGATAAGTCGAGGGCCAAGCTTGTGCCGGTACGCATCGACGGCGCGCAATACACGCCGTTCTCGCGGTTACGTGGACGCGTGCGATTACGTTGGTTTCCGGTGATTCGCCTGACCATCTTGCCGGCAACGATGATCGAGTTGTCGCCGAAACTGCGCGGGCGCGCGCGCCGGCAAAAGGCGGGTAGCGTACTAGCCGACATCATGACGCAGATGATGTTTGTGACCTCGAACTATCGACGCACGCTGTTCCGCGCACTGCTTGATGCGAAGGCGATTCATGGCGGTGACCAGAAAGTGGTCGAAGATATCGAGCGCCAACCGCTCAGCTACAACACGCTACTGATGCGCGCGTTCATCGTCGGTCGGCTGGCGGCAAAGATAACGGTACCTGGCGAGTGCGTCGGACTGCTGCTACCGAACGCGGTCGGCAATGCGGTCGTGTTCTTCGGCTTACAGGCCTACGGCCGTGTGCCGGCGATGTTGAACTATACAGTCGGCGCGCAAGGCATAGTGTCGGCCTGCCGCACAGCCAAGATCAAGACGGTGCTGACATCGCGCCGTTTTATTGAAGTGGCAAAATTAACAACGGCGGCCGAGCTGCTGGCAAAAGAAGTGCAGCTGGTCTATTTGGAAGACTTTCGCGCGAAGATCGGTCTGCTCGACAAGTTACGCGCGCTCGCGTCCATACCGCTGGCGCGGCTGGTCTATCACCACACGGCACCGACCGCCAATGCCGACGATCCGGCGGTCGTGCTATTTACGTCCGGCTCCGAGGGAACGCCGAAGGGTGTCGTGCTGTCGCACGCCAATCTGCTGGCCAACCGCGAACAGATTGCCGCCCGTATCGCCTTCAGCAGCCACGACGTGATCTTAAACGCGCTGCCGCTATTTCATTCGTTTGGTCTTACCGCCGGCACGCTGCTGCCGATCCTCGCCGGCATGCGCACGTTCTTTTATCCGTCGCCGCTGCACTATCGCATCGTGCCGGAAATGGCATACGACCTTAACGCCACCATCTTGTTCGGCACCAATACCTTCTTAAAAGGTTACGCGCGCTACGCCCATCCCTACGACTTCTACAGCGTGCGTTATGTCTTTGCCGGCGCTGAAAAGCTGCAAGACGAAACGCGTACTGACTGGATGGAAAAATTCGGCGTTCGTATCTTCGAAGGATACGGCGCGACCGAGACCAGCCCGGTGTTGGCGGCAAATACGCCGATGGGCTTCCGCGCTGGCAGCCCTGGGCAGTTCCTGCCGGGTATCGACTACCGGCTGGAACCGGTCGCCGGCATCAGTACCGGTGGACGATTGCACGTGCACGGGCCAAACGTCATGCTCGGTTACTTCTTGGCCGATCGCCCCGGCACATTGGTGCCACCACATTCGAACATGGGCGACGGCTGGTACGACACCGGTGACATCGTCAGCGTCGATGCCGATGGCTTCGTGCACATTCACGGCCGTGCCAAACGTTTCGCCAAAATCGGCGGCGAGATGGTGTCGTTGGCGGCGGTCGAAGAACTGGCAACTCGTACCTGGCCGGCAGCGTTACACGCGGTCGTTAATCTGCCGGATCCGCAGAAGGGCGAACAGCTGGTGCTACTCACGGATCAACACGACGCCAATCGCGCCGATCTACTAGCCCGCGCCCGTGGCGACGGCGTCGGTGAAATCAGCGTGCCGAAGCGCATTCTCATTACCAAAAATTTACCGCTGCTCGGCACCGGCAAAATCGATTACCCCGGCGCACGTGCGTTGGTGGAACAGGAGTTAGCCTCGTGA